Proteins encoded in a region of the Gulosibacter sediminis genome:
- a CDS encoding peptide ABC transporter substrate-binding protein, with protein MSRRPRLLRGSIALAAAGALMLAGCASGNTGGDGATEAASGDSSAIITTNGSEPQNPLITYATTETGGGKILSAMYAGLVSYDATGQYQNEMAESIESDDATTWTITIKPDWTFTNGEAITAQTYVDTWSHAAQDPSGAYWFGNFEGASEDGSTELTGIEATDDTTFTVTLKEPEADFPIRLGYTAYMPLPSVAFEDIEAFGENPIGNGPYMPDGEDAWAHDESMSLVTNPDYSGNRTPVNGGVKFVFYTGLEAAYADAQGGNLDVLDTVPDTSFSTYTTDFPDRNVNQAAAIYQGINIPFYLDHFADDEEGKLRREAISLAINREEITDTIFQGTRTPATDFTSPVVEGYDENLEGNEVLSYDPEKAKELWAQADEISPYEGTFYISYNADGGHQAWVDATANSISNTLGITAEGESYPTFAAALEDREAQKLDGATRAGWQGDYPSQGNFLSGQYQTGASSNYEGYSNPDFDAKVQAALSAATPEEATALYTEAQQILLEDLPSVPLWYQNAVGVWGETVSNVTFGWDSVPLYEQITKE; from the coding sequence ATGTCGAGACGACCACGACTCCTGCGGGGCTCCATCGCCCTCGCAGCTGCAGGTGCGCTCATGCTCGCTGGCTGCGCCAGCGGCAACACCGGCGGCGATGGTGCGACGGAGGCCGCCAGCGGCGACTCGTCGGCGATCATCACCACCAACGGTAGCGAGCCCCAGAACCCGCTGATCACCTATGCCACCACCGAAACCGGTGGCGGCAAGATCCTGAGTGCGATGTACGCCGGCCTCGTCAGCTACGACGCCACCGGTCAGTACCAGAACGAGATGGCCGAGTCGATCGAAAGCGACGACGCGACCACCTGGACGATCACGATCAAGCCGGACTGGACCTTCACCAACGGTGAGGCGATCACCGCGCAGACGTACGTGGACACCTGGAGCCACGCGGCGCAGGACCCTTCGGGCGCCTACTGGTTCGGGAACTTTGAGGGCGCCAGCGAAGACGGCAGCACCGAGCTGACCGGCATCGAGGCGACCGACGACACCACCTTCACGGTAACGCTGAAGGAGCCGGAGGCTGACTTCCCGATCCGTCTTGGCTACACCGCGTACATGCCGCTGCCCTCGGTCGCGTTCGAAGACATCGAGGCGTTCGGCGAGAACCCGATCGGCAACGGCCCCTACATGCCGGATGGCGAGGACGCTTGGGCGCACGACGAGAGCATGTCGCTCGTCACCAACCCGGACTACTCGGGCAACCGCACCCCGGTCAACGGCGGCGTGAAGTTCGTCTTCTACACCGGTCTCGAGGCTGCCTACGCCGATGCGCAGGGTGGCAACCTTGACGTGCTCGACACCGTGCCAGACACGTCGTTCAGCACCTACACGACCGACTTCCCCGACCGCAACGTCAACCAGGCGGCCGCGATCTACCAGGGCATCAACATCCCCTTCTACCTCGACCACTTCGCCGATGACGAGGAAGGCAAGCTTCGCCGCGAGGCCATCTCGCTGGCGATCAACCGCGAGGAGATCACCGACACGATCTTCCAGGGCACCCGCACGCCGGCCACCGACTTCACGTCGCCGGTCGTTGAGGGCTACGACGAGAACCTCGAGGGCAACGAGGTGCTGAGCTACGACCCCGAGAAGGCGAAGGAACTCTGGGCCCAGGCCGACGAGATCTCGCCGTACGAGGGCACGTTCTACATTTCGTACAACGCCGACGGCGGCCACCAGGCCTGGGTCGACGCCACCGCGAACAGCATCTCGAACACGCTCGGCATCACCGCCGAGGGCGAGTCGTACCCGACCTTCGCCGCGGCCCTTGAGGACCGCGAGGCGCAGAAGCTCGACGGTGCTACCCGCGCTGGCTGGCAGGGTGACTACCCGTCGCAGGGTAACTTCCTCTCGGGTCAGTACCAGACCGGTGCTTCCTCGAACTACGAGGGCTACTCGAACCCCGACTTCGATGCGAAGGTGCAGGCAGCACTCTCGGCCGCTACTCCTGAAGAGGCAACCGCGCTCTACACCGAAGCCCAGCAGATCCTCCTTGAGGATCTCCCTTCGGTTCCGCTCTGGTACCAGAACGCGGTTGGTGTCTGGGGCGAGACCGTCAGCAACGTCACCTTCGGGTGGGACTCGGTGCCGCTCTACGAGCAGATCACCAAGGAATAA
- a CDS encoding FecCD family ABC transporter permease: protein MHSVRIGRRRRLLGLLLLVGLLAVAAALSLAFGARVVSWQEFLDGVTGNAGATDIGAIAVQERIPRTIFTLVAGAALGVSGALMQALTRNPIADPGILGINTGAALGVVVSMSVFGLSTLPQYLAFALLGGLVTAVAVYAIASLGSGGATPVKLALAGVATTAVLTSLVSVVTLTQSDVLDVWRHWTVGSVGRGSWESLAIISPLLIIAAALTAFSLGPLNSLALGDEAATGLGVNVLRTRILVAISGVLLCASVTAVAGPISFVGLMVPHIVRFLVGPNQAWVVPLSALGGATLLLLADVIGRVVVRPGELAVGLITAFVCAPMLIVIARRAKVREL from the coding sequence GTGCACAGTGTGCGAATCGGCCGCCGCCGCAGACTCCTCGGGCTCCTCCTGCTCGTAGGTCTGCTGGCGGTGGCCGCCGCACTTTCCCTCGCGTTCGGCGCCCGGGTGGTGAGTTGGCAGGAGTTTCTTGACGGCGTCACCGGCAACGCCGGCGCGACCGACATCGGCGCGATCGCGGTGCAGGAGCGCATTCCCCGCACCATCTTCACGCTCGTGGCGGGTGCCGCCCTCGGTGTCTCTGGCGCCCTCATGCAGGCCCTCACCCGCAATCCTATTGCCGACCCGGGCATCCTCGGTATCAACACCGGCGCCGCGCTCGGCGTCGTCGTGAGCATGTCGGTCTTTGGCCTCTCCACCCTCCCCCAGTACCTCGCGTTCGCGCTCCTCGGCGGGCTCGTCACGGCGGTGGCGGTCTACGCGATCGCCTCGCTCGGCTCGGGCGGCGCGACGCCCGTGAAGCTCGCGCTCGCCGGTGTCGCGACCACCGCCGTGCTCACGTCGCTCGTCAGCGTCGTCACGCTCACGCAGAGCGACGTGCTCGACGTGTGGCGGCACTGGACCGTCGGCTCGGTCGGCCGCGGCAGCTGGGAGTCACTCGCGATCATCTCGCCGCTGCTCATCATCGCGGCGGCCCTCACGGCGTTCTCGCTCGGCCCGCTCAACTCGCTCGCGCTCGGCGACGAGGCCGCGACCGGGCTCGGCGTGAACGTGCTGCGCACGCGCATCCTCGTCGCCATCTCGGGCGTGCTGCTCTGCGCTTCCGTCACCGCGGTCGCCGGGCCAATCAGCTTCGTCGGGCTCATGGTGCCCCACATCGTGCGGTTCCTCGTCGGCCCGAACCAGGCCTGGGTCGTACCGCTCTCGGCCCTCGGCGGCGCGACACTGCTGCTGCTCGCCGACGTCATCGGCCGCGTCGTCGTGCGCCCCGGCGAGCTCGCGGTCGGCCTCATCACCGCGTTCGTCTGCGCGCCGATGCTCATCGTCATCGCCCGCCGCGCGAAGGTGCGCGAACTATGA
- a CDS encoding ABC transporter permease, translating into MPNNTRLHQERFVAPVSETPVQAVDAVRTSGKPRTTWGDAWESMRRRPMFWISAVLIVIILFVAFFPGVFTNESPNQGCLLANSDGLPTAGHPFGYTRQGCDVFARVLYGAQASVIVGFLATLIVVLFGGVVGALAGYYGGWLDTIISRVGDIFFAIPTVLGAIVLMSALSGRTPLLVALVISLFAWPQVARIMRGSVMTAKQSDYVTASIALGLSRFRILLRHVLPNAIGPVIAVATVSLGVYIVAESTLSFLGIGLPPSTMSWGNDISQARASLNTNPLVLVFPAAALSLTVLSFLMLGDVVTDALDPKERARR; encoded by the coding sequence ATGCCAAATAACACTCGTCTGCATCAAGAACGCTTCGTCGCACCCGTCTCAGAGACGCCGGTGCAGGCGGTCGACGCCGTGCGCACGAGCGGCAAGCCGCGCACCACCTGGGGCGACGCCTGGGAGTCGATGCGCCGTCGCCCGATGTTCTGGATCTCGGCGGTACTCATCGTCATCATCCTGTTCGTCGCCTTCTTCCCCGGCGTCTTCACGAACGAGTCGCCGAACCAGGGCTGCCTGCTCGCGAACAGCGACGGCCTGCCCACCGCCGGCCACCCGTTCGGCTACACTCGCCAGGGCTGTGACGTCTTCGCCCGCGTGCTCTACGGCGCGCAGGCCTCGGTGATCGTCGGCTTCCTCGCGACCCTGATCGTCGTGCTGTTCGGCGGCGTCGTCGGCGCGCTCGCCGGCTACTACGGCGGCTGGCTCGACACGATCATCTCGCGCGTGGGCGACATCTTCTTCGCGATCCCGACCGTCCTCGGCGCGATTGTCCTCATGTCGGCCCTCTCGGGGCGCACCCCGCTGCTCGTCGCCCTCGTGATCTCGCTGTTCGCGTGGCCGCAGGTCGCGCGCATCATGCGCGGCTCGGTCATGACCGCAAAGCAGTCGGACTACGTGACCGCGTCGATCGCGCTGGGGCTCTCGCGGTTCCGCATCCTGCTGCGCCACGTGCTGCCGAACGCGATCGGCCCCGTCATCGCCGTCGCGACGGTGTCGCTCGGTGTCTACATCGTGGCCGAGTCGACCCTGTCGTTCCTCGGTATCGGCCTGCCGCCGAGCACGATGTCGTGGGGTAACGATATTTCCCAGGCACGCGCATCCCTCAACACCAACCCGCTCGTGCTCGTGTTCCCGGCCGCCGCGCTGTCGCTCACGGTACTCTCGTTCCTCATGCTCGGTGACGTGGTCACCGACGCGCTCGACCCGAAGGAGCGTGCACGCCGATGA
- a CDS encoding iron-siderophore ABC transporter substrate-binding protein — MRARRVTTVATTLVASLALAACSSPASGSDGAASGEAGYPITIEHALGTTTIDAKPTNVAAVGWANQDTALALGVSPVGFGAQTWGVEDGSGMMPWTKEKVEELGGDPVLFDETDGIDYEALANTAPDVILAAYSGITEEEYGTLSDIADTVAYPETAWATTWRDQIKYNSEALGLAAEGEALTTELETLLDEKVAQYPQIDGKTGAFMYAGLGDESQIGFYTSLDPRAGYLEDLGLSVPQSVADASETADGFYVDISSENIDQLNDVDVLVVYGDQALLDEWQADPLISQIPAVQNGSVVLLGNDGALAASANPSPLSIPWGVDEYVQLIADAADKVK; from the coding sequence ATGCGCGCACGCCGCGTGACCACCGTCGCCACGACTCTTGTCGCATCCTTGGCCCTTGCTGCCTGCTCGAGCCCCGCATCCGGCAGCGACGGCGCCGCGAGCGGCGAGGCGGGCTACCCCATCACGATCGAGCATGCGCTCGGCACTACCACGATCGACGCGAAGCCGACCAACGTCGCCGCCGTCGGCTGGGCCAACCAAGACACGGCGCTCGCGCTCGGCGTCTCGCCCGTCGGCTTCGGCGCCCAGACCTGGGGCGTCGAGGACGGCAGCGGCATGATGCCGTGGACGAAGGAGAAGGTCGAAGAGCTCGGTGGCGACCCCGTGCTCTTCGACGAGACCGACGGCATCGACTACGAGGCCCTCGCGAACACCGCCCCCGATGTGATCCTCGCCGCCTACTCGGGCATCACCGAAGAGGAATACGGCACGCTGAGCGACATCGCCGACACCGTCGCGTACCCCGAGACGGCGTGGGCCACGACCTGGCGCGACCAGATCAAGTACAACTCGGAGGCCCTGGGCTTGGCTGCCGAAGGCGAAGCGCTCACCACCGAGCTCGAGACGCTGCTCGACGAGAAGGTCGCCCAGTACCCGCAGATCGACGGCAAGACCGGCGCGTTCATGTACGCCGGCCTCGGCGACGAGTCGCAGATCGGCTTCTACACGTCGCTCGACCCGCGCGCGGGCTACCTCGAAGACCTCGGCCTCTCGGTGCCACAGTCGGTGGCCGACGCGAGCGAAACCGCCGACGGCTTCTACGTCGACATTAGCTCAGAGAACATCGACCAGCTCAACGACGTTGACGTGCTCGTTGTCTACGGCGACCAGGCACTCCTCGACGAGTGGCAGGCCGACCCGCTGATCAGCCAGATCCCCGCCGTGCAGAACGGCTCGGTTGTGCTGCTCGGCAACGATGGCGCCCTCGCCGCCTCGGCGAACCCGTCGCCCCTCTCGATTCCGTGGGGTGTCGACGAGTACGTGCAGCTGATCGCCGACGCGGCCGACAAGGTCAAGTAG
- a CDS encoding ABC transporter ATP-binding protein: MTKHALVLEASGLDAGYGRTAIVHDATVRIPPGKITVILGANACGKSTLLKTFVRVLKPLAGSVVLDGRDVAAMPSKELARQLGLLPQQPIAPEGITVYDLVARGRHPHHRAFQTHAADDDAVIADALAATGVTELAGRAIDELSGGQRQRVWISMALAQRTDVLLLDEPTTFLDVTHQYEVLDLLTDLNRERGTTIVMVLHDVNIAARYADHLIAMRRGKIVATGSPREVVTEATMAEVYDITSRVIDDPVSGAPLVLPVGRHHTDPSGGSNAR; this comes from the coding sequence ATGACGAAGCACGCTCTCGTGCTCGAAGCGTCGGGGCTCGACGCGGGCTACGGCCGCACCGCGATCGTCCATGACGCGACCGTGCGCATCCCGCCCGGCAAAATCACGGTGATTCTCGGCGCCAACGCCTGCGGCAAGTCGACCCTGCTCAAGACCTTCGTGCGCGTGCTCAAGCCGCTCGCGGGTAGCGTCGTGCTCGACGGGCGCGACGTCGCCGCGATGCCGTCGAAGGAGCTCGCCCGCCAGCTCGGGCTGCTCCCCCAGCAGCCGATCGCGCCCGAGGGCATCACGGTGTACGACCTCGTCGCGCGCGGCCGGCACCCGCATCACCGGGCGTTTCAGACGCATGCCGCTGACGACGACGCGGTGATCGCCGACGCCCTCGCCGCGACCGGTGTCACCGAGCTCGCGGGCCGTGCCATCGACGAGCTCTCGGGCGGCCAGCGGCAGCGCGTGTGGATCTCGATGGCCCTCGCGCAGCGCACCGACGTGTTGCTGCTCGACGAGCCGACGACGTTCCTCGACGTGACACACCAGTACGAGGTGCTCGACCTGCTCACCGACCTCAACCGCGAGCGCGGCACGACCATCGTCATGGTGCTCCACGACGTGAACATCGCCGCCCGCTACGCCGATCACCTCATCGCCATGCGCCGCGGCAAGATCGTCGCGACCGGCAGCCCGCGCGAGGTCGTCACCGAAGCCACCATGGCCGAGGTGTACGACATAACCTCGCGCGTCATCGACGACCCGGTCTCGGGCGCACCGCTCGTGCTGCCCGTCGGCCGTCACCATACCGACCCCTCCGGAGGAAGCAATGCCCGTTAG
- a CDS encoding ABC transporter permease has product MLWYLGRRLLQLIPVFFGATFLIYSLVFLLPGDPIAALFGDRQPSQAAIDAIRAQYHLDEPFIAQYFYYISGLVRGDWGTTFSGRPVTEVMAHAFPITLRLALLALAFEAVAGILIGLIAGLRKGKLFDASVLVVSLLLISVPTFVIGYVLQLVFAINLGWARTTVSAEAPWGELILPAIVLASASFAYIVRLTRSSVAENMSADFVRTATAKGLSGRRVITVHVVRNSLIPVITFLGIDLGTLMVGAIVTEGIFNINGVGGTVYRAVTLGEGPTVVSFVAIMVLIFMLANLLVDLLYAWLDPRIRYAK; this is encoded by the coding sequence ATGCTTTGGTATCTCGGCCGACGCTTGCTGCAACTCATCCCCGTTTTCTTCGGGGCAACATTCCTGATTTACAGCCTCGTCTTTCTTTTGCCCGGCGACCCGATCGCCGCGCTGTTCGGAGACCGTCAGCCGTCACAAGCGGCCATTGATGCCATCCGGGCGCAGTATCACCTCGATGAACCCTTCATCGCCCAGTACTTCTATTACATTTCTGGCCTCGTCCGCGGCGACTGGGGTACGACCTTCTCGGGTCGCCCTGTCACCGAAGTGATGGCCCACGCCTTCCCCATCACCCTGCGCCTCGCGTTGCTCGCGCTCGCATTCGAAGCTGTCGCGGGCATCCTGATCGGCCTCATCGCTGGCCTGCGCAAGGGCAAGCTCTTCGACGCGAGCGTGCTCGTCGTCAGCCTGCTGCTTATTTCGGTGCCGACGTTCGTCATCGGTTATGTGCTGCAGCTCGTCTTCGCCATCAACCTTGGTTGGGCGCGAACTACCGTGAGCGCCGAAGCGCCCTGGGGTGAGCTGATCCTGCCCGCCATCGTGCTCGCGAGCGCATCCTTCGCCTACATCGTGCGGCTCACGCGTTCGAGCGTCGCCGAGAACATGTCGGCCGACTTCGTGCGCACCGCCACCGCAAAGGGCCTTTCCGGTCGACGCGTCATCACGGTGCACGTCGTGCGCAACTCGCTCATTCCCGTGATCACGTTCCTCGGCATCGACCTCGGCACGCTCATGGTCGGCGCCATCGTTACCGAGGGCATCTTCAACATCAACGGCGTCGGCGGCACGGTCTACCGCGCCGTGACTCTCGGCGAGGGGCCGACCGTCGTGTCGTTCGTCGCCATCATGGTGCTGATCTTCATGCTCGCCAACCTCCTCGTCGACCTGCTCTACGCGTGGCTTGACCCAAGGATTCGCTATGCCAAATAA
- a CDS encoding FecCD family ABC transporter permease translates to MTLDIVRRARTRRYRIVVGVLVVLLAALMLAFAMIGDVVYPITDILAVLSGQDVPGASFNVGQRRLPAASLAVLAGIAFGISGSVFQNLLRNDLASPDIIGISSGSSTAAVFGLLVLGLSGPAVSALAVIAGIAIALLIAALAAGRGGFGGRLILIGIGVSAMLVSVTSYLLMYGNVNSVPAALRWLNGSLNNASWDDIPVLLIAVVVCGGGVLALQRNLLPMELGDEAATGLGVRVQRSRLALMLLAVALTAFATAASGPISFVAFLSGPIALRLTGRSNHSPIVPAALVGAVLVLACELIGQHALGVRLPVGVVTGLMGAPFFLYLLIRSNRKGAQ, encoded by the coding sequence ATGACCCTCGACATCGTCCGCCGCGCCCGCACCCGCCGCTATCGCATCGTCGTTGGGGTGCTCGTGGTGCTCCTCGCAGCGCTCATGCTCGCCTTTGCGATGATCGGCGACGTGGTCTACCCGATCACCGACATTCTGGCGGTGCTCAGTGGCCAGGACGTTCCGGGCGCATCATTCAACGTCGGCCAGCGACGCCTCCCGGCAGCATCGCTCGCGGTTCTCGCCGGCATCGCCTTCGGTATCAGCGGCTCCGTCTTCCAGAATCTGCTTCGCAACGATCTCGCGAGCCCCGACATCATCGGTATTTCGTCGGGGTCGAGCACGGCGGCCGTGTTCGGCCTCCTCGTGCTCGGGCTCAGCGGGCCCGCCGTCTCGGCCCTCGCGGTGATCGCTGGCATCGCAATCGCGCTCCTCATCGCCGCGCTCGCCGCGGGACGCGGTGGCTTCGGCGGCCGACTGATCCTCATCGGTATTGGTGTGAGCGCCATGCTCGTCTCGGTGACGAGCTACCTGCTCATGTACGGCAATGTGAACAGCGTGCCCGCGGCGCTGCGCTGGCTCAATGGCAGTCTCAATAATGCGAGTTGGGACGACATTCCTGTGCTGCTCATCGCCGTTGTCGTGTGCGGCGGTGGGGTGCTCGCCCTCCAGCGCAACCTGCTGCCAATGGAGCTTGGCGACGAGGCGGCCACCGGGCTCGGCGTGCGCGTGCAGCGCTCGCGCCTCGCCCTCATGCTGCTCGCCGTCGCCCTCACAGCGTTCGCGACCGCCGCATCCGGCCCGATCTCGTTCGTCGCATTCCTTTCGGGTCCGATCGCGCTGCGCCTCACGGGCCGCAGCAATCATTCGCCGATCGTGCCCGCGGCGCTCGTCGGCGCGGTGCTCGTGCTCGCGTGCGAACTCATCGGTCAGCACGCGCTCGGCGTGCGCCTGCCCGTTGGCGTCGTCACGGGGCTCATGGGCGCGCCGTTCTTCTTGTACCTCCTCATCCGCTCCAACCGAAAGGGGGCCCAATGA
- a CDS encoding helix-turn-helix domain-containing protein, whose protein sequence is MVPNDALTLGRRIRARRVELGLSLQEFSDRIGKAPSRVSVIENGQRDLRLSELQDIATALDTSSDALAQSGELSERDALEIEFLRAQRTPLYASLGLPEIPVRKSLSDETMQAMLKLLGELTELHSTRAATPEVARLANLQLRADQRERGNYFEELEREAEALLRAVGYREGPVSMDTVKQIAEHLGFTLHAVTDLPYSTRSITDSERMRVYLSASGVSRSRSVVLQALAAHVLGKREPVDYGDLLQQRVETNYLTGAILLPESSAAPLLRASKQRRDLSIEEFRGHYGVTYETAAHRFSNLATQHLEIPVHFLKVHESGAVLKAYENDSVLFPTDALGNVEGQIVCRWWSARQVFTTDQRIGTYSQYTDKPAGTYWCTSQVESGPGGSYSISVGTKFSEAKWFRGRDTSVRLRSDCPNPSCCREPEEELVERWGERSYPSARMNSSLLAAMPTGTFTGVDRVAVLEFLQRHTPESP, encoded by the coding sequence ATGGTCCCCAATGACGCGTTGACCCTCGGCCGCCGCATCCGAGCCCGCCGAGTCGAGCTCGGCCTCTCGCTGCAAGAGTTCTCTGACCGCATCGGCAAGGCGCCCTCGCGCGTCTCGGTGATCGAGAACGGACAGCGCGATCTGCGCTTGAGCGAGCTGCAAGACATCGCGACCGCGCTCGACACCTCAAGCGATGCGCTCGCTCAGTCGGGCGAGCTGAGCGAACGGGATGCGCTCGAGATCGAATTCTTGCGGGCGCAGCGCACTCCCCTTTACGCGAGCCTCGGGCTGCCGGAGATTCCGGTGCGCAAGTCGCTCAGCGACGAAACGATGCAGGCGATGCTCAAGCTGCTGGGCGAACTCACCGAGTTGCATTCGACGCGGGCCGCGACGCCCGAGGTCGCGCGCCTCGCGAACCTGCAGCTGCGCGCCGATCAGCGCGAGCGCGGCAACTACTTCGAGGAGCTCGAGCGCGAGGCCGAAGCGCTGCTGCGTGCCGTCGGCTATCGCGAGGGGCCGGTGTCGATGGACACCGTAAAGCAGATCGCCGAGCACCTCGGCTTCACGCTGCACGCCGTGACCGACCTCCCCTACTCGACCCGCAGCATCACCGACAGCGAGCGGATGCGCGTCTATCTTTCCGCGAGCGGTGTGAGTCGCTCGCGCTCGGTCGTCTTGCAGGCGCTCGCCGCGCATGTGCTCGGCAAGCGCGAGCCGGTCGACTACGGCGACCTGCTACAGCAGCGCGTCGAGACGAACTACCTCACGGGCGCGATTCTCCTGCCCGAGTCGAGCGCCGCTCCCCTGCTGCGCGCGTCGAAGCAGCGGCGCGATCTGTCGATCGAAGAATTCCGCGGCCACTACGGCGTCACCTACGAAACGGCCGCTCATCGCTTCAGCAACCTCGCGACACAGCACTTGGAAATACCCGTACATTTCCTCAAGGTGCACGAGTCGGGCGCGGTGCTCAAGGCCTACGAGAACGACTCGGTGCTCTTCCCGACGGATGCGCTGGGCAATGTCGAGGGGCAGATCGTCTGCCGCTGGTGGAGCGCCCGGCAGGTCTTCACGACCGATCAGCGCATCGGCACCTACTCGCAGTACACCGACAAGCCGGCGGGCACCTATTGGTGCACCTCGCAGGTCGAGTCGGGGCCGGGCGGCAGTTATTCGATCAGCGTCGGCACGAAGTTTTCGGAGGCGAAGTGGTTCCGTGGCCGCGACACGTCGGTGCGGCTGCGCTCTGACTGCCCGAACCCGTCGTGCTGCCGCGAGCCCGAGGAGGAGCTCGTCGAGCGCTGGGGCGAGCGCTCCTACCCGAGCGCCCGCATGAACTCGTCGCTGCTCGCGGCGATGCCGACGGGCACGTTCACGGGCGTCGACCGCGTCGCCGTCCTCGAGTTCCTCCAACGCCACACCCCGGAATCCCCCTAA
- a CDS encoding dipeptide ABC transporter ATP-binding protein has translation MTTSPATTPETTGAAETPLLEIRNLQVNFETKSGSVPAVRGVDLTIYPGQSVAIVGESGSGKSTTAQSIIQLLPGTGHVTGGEVLFEGRDLTKLNSRDITELRGEQIGYVPQDPMSNLNPVWTIGFQVEETIRANNVAQGRKAVRQRAIEVLTEAGLPDAQARLRQYPHEFSGGMRQRALIGIGMSARPKLLIADEPTSALDVTVQRQILDHLESLTATHGTSVLFITHDLGLAADRAEHLVVMYKGQVVESGPSREILTDPQHPYTKRLVSAAPSLASKRLEVARQDDLDVSPTGALEEQMLERAAEREEVAEEAPSSEPPLIQIKDAQKIYKLRTRGLAKKEVRAVDGVSVDVARGTTTAIVGESGSGKSTLAKLFLQLEPLTSGSIEFDGRDITRLSRKELLAFRRRVQPVFQDPYGTLDPQYSVGNTIAEPMAIHGVGTPKSRRERVEELLEQVALPTELRDRYPSELSGGQRQRVAVARALALQPEVLVLDEAVSALDVLVQGQILQLLTKLQHELGLTYLFITHDLAVVRLVADNVCVMRQGQIVERGTTDELFDNPREEYTQRLLEAIPGANFEFAAEA, from the coding sequence ATGACCACCAGCCCAGCAACTACGCCGGAGACGACGGGCGCGGCGGAGACGCCGCTGCTCGAGATCCGCAACTTGCAGGTGAACTTCGAGACGAAGTCGGGTTCTGTGCCAGCCGTGCGCGGCGTCGACCTCACGATCTATCCCGGCCAGTCGGTCGCGATCGTGGGCGAGTCGGGCTCCGGCAAGTCGACCACAGCGCAGTCGATTATTCAGCTGCTACCCGGCACCGGTCACGTGACCGGCGGCGAGGTTCTCTTCGAGGGGCGCGACCTCACGAAGCTGAACTCGCGCGATATCACCGAGCTGCGCGGCGAGCAGATTGGCTACGTGCCGCAGGACCCGATGTCGAACCTCAATCCGGTGTGGACCATCGGGTTCCAGGTCGAAGAGACGATTCGCGCGAACAACGTCGCACAGGGCCGCAAGGCGGTGCGCCAGCGGGCGATCGAGGTGCTCACCGAAGCTGGCCTGCCGGATGCGCAGGCTCGCCTTCGCCAGTACCCGCACGAGTTCTCGGGCGGCATGCGCCAGCGCGCGCTGATCGGTATTGGTATGTCGGCCCGGCCGAAGCTGCTCATCGCCGACGAGCCGACCTCGGCCCTCGACGTGACGGTGCAGCGGCAGATCCTCGACCACCTCGAGAGCCTGACGGCGACACACGGCACCTCGGTGCTGTTCATCACGCACGACCTCGGCCTCGCAGCCGACCGTGCCGAGCACCTCGTCGTCATGTACAAGGGCCAGGTCGTCGAGTCCGGGCCGTCGCGCGAGATCCTCACCGACCCGCAGCATCCCTACACGAAGCGCCTCGTGAGCGCCGCGCCGAGCCTCGCCTCGAAGCGGCTCGAGGTGGCTCGCCAGGACGACCTCGACGTGTCGCCGACGGGTGCCCTTGAGGAGCAGATGCTCGAGCGCGCCGCCGAGCGCGAGGAGGTGGCCGAAGAGGCCCCGTCGAGCGAGCCGCCGCTGATTCAGATCAAGGATGCGCAGAAGATTTACAAGCTGCGCACCCGCGGCCTCGCGAAGAAGGAGGTTCGCGCCGTCGACGGCGTGAGCGTTGACGTCGCGCGCGGCACGACCACGGCGATCGTGGGGGAGTCGGGCTCGGGCAAGTCGACCCTCGCGAAGCTGTTCCTGCAGCTCGAACCGCTGACCTCCGGCAGCATCGAGTTCGACGGCCGCGACATCACGCGACTGAGCCGTAAGGAGCTGCTCGCGTTCCGTCGTCGCGTGCAGCCGGTGTTCCAGGACCCGTACGGCACGCTCGACCCGCAGTACAGCGTCGGCAACACCATTGCCGAGCCGATGGCGATTCACGGCGTCGGTACGCCGAAGTCGCGCCGCGAGCGTGTCGAGGAGCTGCTCGAGCAGGTGGCCCTGCCGACCGAGCTGCGCGACCGCTACCCGAGCGAGCTTTCGGGCGGTCAGCGACAGCGTGTCGCCGTCGCCCGTGCGCTGGCGCTGCAGCCCGAGGTGCTTGTGCTCGACGAGGCCGTCTCGGCACTCGACGTGCTCGTGCAGGGGCAGATTCTGCAGCTGCTCACGAAGCTGCAGCACGAGCTCGGCCTGACGTATCTGTTCATCACGCACGACCTCGCGGTCGTGCGCCTGGTGGCCGACAACGTCTGCGTGATGCGCCAGGGCCAGATCGTCGAGCGTGGCACGACCGACGAGCTCTTCGACAACCCGCGCGAGGAGTACACGCAGCGCCTGCTCGAGGCGATCCCCGGTGCGAACTTCGAGTTCGCCGCCGAGGCCTAA